ccaacttgcccaagaacgtgttctactgaaatACTGCCGAATACAATGACAACTTTCGATAATTGTCGCCGAATCATGCAAGTACTCTTCAGCAACGTTGTAGGGATGCGGCGGCAGTttcaaagggcagggttaatggagagacatgggagaggcctttgccctgtagtgggcgtagtcagactgatgatgattatgatgatggtggAGCCGTACCTGTACGTATTTTGTGCGCGAACAGGCGAGCGGTGTAGCTGAGAGCAGCATTGCTGGGGTGTCTGGCTAAGTGACCCAACAGCCCGCTCCAGGTCATAAGCAATATTTTTCGTCCTTAACCGAACCCGCTTCTAGCGCTTTCTCTGTGATTCAAGATAGCATTAACTCGCGCGCGGCACCTGCCACGTGACGGAGCCCGCAGAAAACGACGAGGAACTCGTAAGGCGGCTCCAGGGCGCCAGCAGCAGCCTTACAGGTCTCGAAATCGCTATGGGCACTCCAAGTGAGGCTGTTGATTACCAGAACAGTGCTTTGGCTAGCGGCGATCAGCTCCAGCCCACGACCAGCACGGGCAATGTCCCTGCCGCTAAGAGGCTGCAGCAGGAGCTCATGGCGCTGGTGACGAACGGACCAAAGGGCATCTCAGCGTTTCCAGACGGCGACAGCCTGTTCCGCTGGATCGCTACGATCCGCGGACCCGAGGGAACGGTGTTCGAAGGAACGGATTACCGCCTGAGCCTCGAGTTCTCGGGCCTCTACCCGTTCCAGCCACCCAAGGTGCGGTTCCAGACTCCTTGCTTCCACCCGAACGTTGGCCCCAATGGCGACATCTGCATTGACATCCTGCAGGACAAGTGGACACCGCTGCTGGACGTACGAAGCGTTCTCCTCTCGATTCAGTCCTTGCTCGCTGAGCCCAACATCTCAAGCGCACTCAACAGCGAAGCCGCGCAACTCTGGAACGACAAGGAACTCTACAAGAGCGCCCGGGAGTTGTTCGAGGCTGCCTCCAGCGAAGACAATGCTTCGTAGAAAATAAAGAAGTGGCGTTGGGCCTGCTTGTGTGTCGACTGAAAATGGCGTCATTCTTTCGGGCTTTGGtgtttcttttgaagcgaaacgcTTCACTATACGCTAGGTAAatcagtcgtcgcgtaggccggagaataacTTTGAACGATCTTCAGGCCAACCACTTTAGCCGTGTATGATCATATGGGGTGCAGTTACGGTGTCGAATCCTTGACCCCTGACCACCACCCGCGATCTTTAGTTCGCCTCTCATCTTTGACCTCTGATCTTtggcattgggtgacctttgtgttggcctttgaccttaagaacatccttTGGGGTTATGTGAAGTCACGTGATAACATCCGATGAgagtgtcgtaagaccatgtgatacacgtcatagcTACGTGGTCGTGTGGCTATATATAGAACTGCTgttgcgagcgtgtagcggagctgcaaTGGACgggcctcagacgcttagcaagcttTCTTGCTTTtagctgaattccagggttagccaagttaagccactgccaaatttttttaTCAGTGGTATTGTTTAATGGTGttcaacgtctcaaagcgactcaaattgtgagagaggccgtagtggagggccctgataatttcgacctcctgtggTTCtgcgacgtgcactgacatcccttACAAATATTTTTAGAACAGTCTATTGACTGTCCATAGATTTCTTTCTTtaaagtctataggctctctatagacaaaccgtaaagaacagcctataggcaatacagatcatatagacaatctatagattctTGGCCATATAAGTTTAGTAGACCATAGATCTatatctatagatagtctatagactatgaatagacgaaaagaaatactatctataggaaggcaatagggtCTATAagaagtcaatagactgtctatagagcattttttaagggatcgaacagtacacgggcctctagagcttctcctccgtcgaaattcgaccgccgaggccgggatcgaacccgcgcgtGTTTCCGGTCAGCAGCCTCGCACAataaccacggagccactgcggtggctgtcTTTTTATTAGCACTAGAACCGATGTGGTGTAATATTTGGAGCCATCGAATTTTTGTTTGAAAGGGGATGCGCAGCTCGTAGTAAATTGTGCAGAGATAGCGCCTAGCGAAGCTGTGTGCTGTGTGCTTCGGAGTTTAGAGTGTGACTTGTCTCATGCTCATCTTCGTCTGTTAGCAGTTTATAAAGCCTGAAATGCCAGCTGCTCGCGACAAACCGGTTGCGCGCACTGATCGCGGCCAAACTCTGGGTTCTGCTCAGTGGTGAAGGACCCCCCCTCGACACCATAGGTTGTGACATTCGTTAAGTGGTTTCACGCATGCTTGTATTCCCACGCACTAGATTGTAGCTAGTCCAGGCCGGTGGCGTACCAAAAGatgtgccagaaaaaaaaaaaaagctcatggTAGCTTTAATTTCGTGGTTCTGGCTGACCAGGTTTCGTATTTTGCCATTTTGGGATTATATGATTAGACACATATGCAGTAAATTCTGTCATCTGCTTTGATGTCTGCAAATGTTAAGTTTTCGTTTCCAGTCAAGGAATAAAGCGGAAAAGTGGCTGGAAAAAGGTGAAGATAGTCTTATTAACGAGCATATTCGGTGCTATGCAAAGAGATATTAAAACAGCTAGTCCCCACTGCGCCGCGGCCATGGGACTTCGTGCTAACTAAAGCCGGTCCGTAACGCACTGTCCTTGAACCTGCACCATCTTCACAGCTTACTTCAGGACGGAAATCTTGAAACTAATTCGACTGGAAATCCACGCTCAACTATATAAATGTTGTATTGAACGCACATGTTTATttttcaccgcagcggtggcctagtggtcttgagcatccgcttcgcatgcgggaggtgcagggttcgatccccagtgccgccgggtacccaccggtgatacaatagggtacaagcttcccctggtccggtgctcggcttattcagggtgaaatgtttgggaaatgggtctctgaccccaccttgtgtagaaGAAAATACTCTGTGCCATAGAGCTCTTTGGCCCCAGACgccccttgcgccataaaaatccactcTCATCATTATGTTTATTTTTGACTGTGCACTTACGGGGCTCGCACCATCACAAAGAGAAGTTTGGAGCCCTGTGGGCACTAAGAAATGCACTGCAGCATAGTTTAGATTCAGACTGGTTTGTGAAGTTCATGATATTGATGAAGAGTGTAAAACGACGACAGTCTAAAAGAGAAGTGTTCAAAAGGATTTCATTTAGCCACCCAGCTGGAGCTCATCTGCGCAATAACGGTTCACTGCACGGTAACTTCGGTTACTTATACGCAAAAGGACTTGCTTTGCAACCGTCAAAGACTCCGGCGCTCGTAAGAGCTATGGGTCAAAAAGAGAACAAGATCGATTAGGAGCGAGCAAGGAAGCAGTCGGCAGACGTTCtatcccaatgggcactgaaactccctaGGACGTCCCATGGACATCCCGGATGTCCACAGGACGTCTAATGGAGTTCCCGATGTCCATGGGACGTCCTAgagagtttcagtgcccattgggatgCCAGCTCCATTAAGGCCCGCGTAAAATGGAGCAAAATCCACTACAAGGCCCGTCATATGTTGCGCACTAGAACCTAGAACGTGAGGTCAGACCTCTTTCCGAACGCCCGACAGAAAGAGGTAAATGAAAGTTTTCAATCGCACGTGTGATACGTATGCCGATGCCGATGACCTGCGTACAGATGTGGTGGAATTCGATATGGGCGGCCAGGCGCTTGCAATGACCCAGCCAGATCGTCTTCGGATGTTCCATTGTTCAAAACTGAACGACAAGAAGACATATTCTCGCTCGGTTCATTGTACTGGGACTCTCGGCGAAGAAAAACTCGCGAGAAACGGTGTGTGATAACGAGCGAAGATGCACTGTAGTTCAGTGTGTCGCCAACGGACGGTTCAACTCCAACGCGTCCTTTCTTTTCAGACACGGATCGATCACGGGTCCATGAACGACCGCAGTTTCGGGTGTCTTAAGAGAACGGGCCAAAGGCCCGCATTTCTCGCGTTTCGACACCGTATACTTCTTCTATGACAGTCAGTCATCTGATAAAGAGACGagcgaatgaaaacaaaaatggcaggTAGCAAAAGTAAGCGGCTGAGATGTCGTTACTTAACTTGATCGTTGTTCTTCATGCAAAACAAGTTCTCGCAACCACCGCATTGGGGGACAATGCTCTGACAGTTCTGTTACGGTCAATATTGGCGGTGGGCACACCACAGCCGTCGATCTGTGCTGACCAGAGTGTATCGACGTATTTTCTTCTCTCGCTAAAAtgtatccccccccccacccccccatttTCTTTTCTCTATTGGAGCCCGATCTTCCAGAAGCCGGGAACGCTTGGATCTGTCATGCCATTGAACGAGTTTGACAGCGTATGTCCCGTACAGCCTTTGAAGCTTGCCCGCCACAACCACGGGCGCTCCGCAACTCGTTACCAGCGGTCTTTGCACTCGGGCGAAGTTAGAGAGCATTGGGTTCGTCTCTGACGCTACGCTTTTACGTGTTTTCGCTTTCTACTGGTCTTTTTATTTTAGTGCTTCGCATTTTCGTCGCCTCGTAAGTTACGATTATGTCCTAACCTCTGTGCCTGTGCGACAGCATTGAATGTATGTTCACCCCGAAAAAAAGTGGTTTCGGTTTCTGCTTGCTGAATCTTGCATTCGTCTCGGCTGTTGCGTCCCTTCCGGTGATGTCATCGAGGCGTCGGTCGGAGACGTCTCCATGCTGTCGTCggcaatttttcttttgttttgtttcttcggCGATTCGCTGGCAGGGTACTTAGCGTCCCGCGTTTCTCGAGTTACGTCATCCTCGAGTACAAAACTTTGCCCTCTCTCGGTCGTCACGGCGAAACGCGGTataacttttttgttttctgtgagCCTGATTCTGTGTTTACCTCTTGGAATCGTTGTTTTGCTTTCTCGGACCATTCCTGGGAGTTATTTCTGCCTTTCTTATGGGCGCGCTGATACTGTTTAGAGCCGAACACTTTGCAGGCGACGTGTTTGCATTCTTCGCAGACGACCCCATTTCTGAAAACGCCTTCGAGCAATGATAATCCCCTTTCACTGCACATTCTGTCCAAGGCAAGAAACGCATGTTGTGGTTGTTCTGTAGATAGACGACTTGCATAAACTTGCGtacatcccttacaaaaatgtcttTAGACAGCCCatggactgtccatagacttttgtctataaattctacagactttctatagacaaagccTAGATAACTCtgtaggcaatgcaaatcctatagacagtctatagacaatctatagatttatgaccatacgcgtttaatagacttttgtctatagacactctatagagtatgaatagacaaaaagaaatacctacaggaaggcaatagagtctataggaagttatagattgtctataaaccATGTCAAATGTTTATGGAACGCAACTTCGCAGAACAAATATAGTTCCATTGCATCCAGAGCGCACTGCATGAGATCAATTGGTGTAATATGTAATCCGCTTGCTAAGAATTAAGCGGCCTATACTTATTACAGGCTGCGTTAGAAAACGGGGAAGATTGTTCTATTGTATTGCTTTCCACAAACTTTTCATTGCTGGTGTGCGTGTCTTGGCGCTGCTATTGCGAGCAAGGTTGTATGCCCATGCACTGAAGAGAAGCTTGAGTGCGATCCTATTACCGTTGCTCGAGGTAAAAGTCTTTGAGCACAGCAGTTACGAAATTTCCGGGTGAAAGCCTGCTCCTCACAGTTTGCGAAAATTACCGACACGGCAAGGAGGCGCCAATGTTAAAGCAAGATCTCTTCATTTCCCCCTGGAATGCCGGGAAGTGTAAAGCTCGTGTATTGCCTGACTAGTATTTTTGAAAAAACTTGGATTAAGCTGCATTAATATGACTTTGTCTCGATTGAGTTGCATAGGGTTGAAGTGCGAATGGTTATACAGTCGAACGTCGTTATAACGGAACTGCttgtaacgaaata
The genomic region above belongs to Amblyomma americanum isolate KBUSLIRL-KWMA chromosome 9, ASM5285725v1, whole genome shotgun sequence and contains:
- the LOC144105592 gene encoding uncharacterized protein LOC144105592, which gives rise to MGTPSEAVDYQNSALASGDQLQPTTSTGNVPAAKRLQQELMALVTNGPKGISAFPDGDSLFRWIATIRGPEGTVFEGTDYRLSLEFSGLYPFQPPKDKWTPLLDVRSVLLSIQSLLAEPNISSALNSEAAQLWNDKELYKSARELFEAASSEDNAS